A single Botrytis cinerea B05.10 chromosome 1, complete sequence DNA region contains:
- the Bcfun30 gene encoding Bcfun30 gives MASNFPNPSPLILDSPAVKRQRTESGYTSINNSARNTDTYNSDADDGDDLFKDYVPDTPATVKKFETQPTQIIGAAGKFETQPTQIGPTTKKFETQATQIIDRSTSMAYPPSSPAINSLNGVQVPASSPLRQSPTPRKFMASAMAPAGTEYRAPFGINQKPIAPPRKIINLDSDDEEPSFVGDSSDDDDELTSADIKPTSFISKSASFGSAGYSDASRSFNGNSKFQNALAKAVYNPQKGMKQQGPERARPVQDISINDIPDGEFRMKAQRIKDIFPGVSIMEIKDALLVTKNDFDAACNFFAKDKPIEVSDDEDEIKEIAASEMAEPQMRRGLAKPIKSIRDRYTSTQNQPTQRPAQVPAQATTPPKTRKRLMKGRRDPTSPAAASSPVKSPAKSPVKLASSPVIIDMSDDDSDLEQEEDIEEDPILEDRLLKYLNKCTLDDLIELTNTTKNNAQAMLDSRPFRSLDAARNVSNVKTLKSGKRSAKAPMGERLVETALEMFSGYEAVDLLVKRCEDLAKPLEAEMAKWGFNSFGTRKEGEGIELVSFEDADSQRDSGIGTPSSTLSTNGENADEDKIVSAKRRKASVEFLKKPSLMADEVVLKDYQIVGLNWLNLMYEQNLSCILADDMGLGKTCQVISFLSHLVATGRTGPHVVFGPAAVFENWCQEFQKFAPKLAIQPYHGPAAERVELAESILENRDEINVIVSTYDMAVKPADNKFFRKLGADVLVCDEGHILKNGATQKNQALNRIPASFKLLLTGTPLQNNLVELVTLLAFILPDVFKEREEDLNYIFKAKATTRDTDHGALLSAERITRARSMLTPFVLRRKKHQVLKHLPTKLCRVERCSLEPTQAKIYNEHADAAKERARKRLEGAKMPPLKSEENNPIMQLRKAAIHPLLFRRHFTNEKIEKMVDILRKKDPDNFPPSAKRIHLVEEMRNASDFWLHTWCVLYPCIKSFDVKKNAWMDSGKVSALVELVTKYKENGDRVLIFSQFSLVLDILESVLNTSMITYTRIDGATKIDERQSLIERFRDDTDITAFLLTTKAGGTGINLMYANKVIIFDGSFNPQDDVQAENRAHRVGQTRDVEVVRLVTRGTIEEAIWKMGRSKLMLDGRVAGEEGEEAGEKAVEKMLLEGVTITDEEAAPVAEGHETTPKKDVKGKRSGQKLPDRKKSGTFLDLAMKTAEKDDEDEMLV, from the exons ATGGCTTCCAATTTCCCCAATCCCTCGCCTCTTATACTTGACTCGCCTGCAGTAAAACGGCAAAGAACTGAATCGGGTTATACATCTATCAACAATTCTGCGAGAAACACAGATACCTACAACTCAGATGCAGATGATGGAGACGATCTTTTCAAGGATTATGTGCCTGATACACCGGCGACAGTGAAGAAGTTCGAAACACAACCTACACAGATTATAGGTGCTGCTGGGAAGTTCGAGACTCAACCCACGCAGATTGGACCCACTACCAAGAAGTTCGAGACTCAAGCTACCCAGATAATCGATCGATCTACCTCGATGGCGTATCCGCCAAGTTCTCCCGCTATCAACAGCTTGAATGGTGTACAAGTACCTGCTTCGTCACCTTTACGACAGTCCCCTACACCAAGGAAGTTTATGGCATCCGCAATGGCACCTGCTGGAACCGAATATAGAGCACCATTTggaatcaatcaaaaaccTATCGCCCCTCCAAGGAAGATCATCAATttggatagtgatgatgaggaacCGTCGTTTGTTGGAGATAgttctgatgatgatgacgaacTAACCAGCGCGGATATCAAGCCTACATCGTTCATTTCAAAGAGTGCTTCTTTTGGGTCTGCAGGTTATTCAGATGCTTCGCGATCATTCAATGGCAATtctaaatttcaaaatgctcTCGCGAAGGCCGTATACAATCCACAGAAGGGGATGAAACAACAGGGTCCGGAGAGAGCCAGGCCAGTCCAGGATATTTCGATCAATGACATTCCGGATGGTGAGTTTAGAATGAAAGCTCAGCGCATCAAGGACATCTTCCCAGGGGTATCGATCATGGAGATCAAGGATGCTTTGCTCGTGACTAAGAACGATTTTGATGCTGCTTGTAATTTTTTTGCCAAAGATAAACCTATTGAGGTTTCcgacgatgaggatgaaattaAAGAGATTGCTGCCTCGGAAATGGCTGAACCTCAGATGAGGAGAGGTCTGGCGAAACCTATTAAGTCAATCAGGGACCGATATACTTCTACTCAAAATCAGCCTACGCAAAGACCGGCTCAAGTACCAGCTCAAGCTACCACGCCACCAAAAACCAGAAAAAGACTTATGAAAGGGCGTAGAGATCCAACTTCCCCTGCAGCAGCCTCTTCTCCAGTCAAGTCTCCAGCCAAGTCCCCCGTGAAGTTGGCTTCATCTCCAGTTATCATAGATATgtctgatgatgattctgacCTTGAGCAGGAGGAGGacattgaagaagatccaaTTCTTGAAGACCGACTGCTCAAGTATTTGAACAAATGCACGTTAGATGATCTTATCGAACTTACGAATACCACCAAGAACAACGCACAAGCAATGTTGGACAGTCGGCCTTTCAGGAGTCTCGATGCTGCGAGAAACGTGTCAAACGTTAAGACTTTGAAAAGTGGCAAAAGAAGTGCAAAGGCTCCTATGGGTGAACGTCTCGTGGAAACTGCTTTGGAAATGTTTTCTGGCTACGAAGCTGTGGATCTCCTTGTCAAAAGATGCGAGGATCTCGCGAAGCCATTGGAAGCTGAGATGGCCAAATGGggattcaattcttttggAACTCgcaaggaaggagaaggtaTTGAACTGGTATCTTTCGAAGATGCAGATTCTCAGCGTGATTCCGGAATTGGCACTCCAAGCAGCACTTTATCTACCAATGGCGAGAATGCTGATGAGGACAAGATCGTATCTGCCAAACGTAGAAAAGCGAGTGTCGAATTCTTGAAGAAGCCCTCGCTTATGGCAGATGAGGTTGTTCTGAAAGATTATCAGATTGTTGGCTTGAATTGGTTGAATTTGATGTACGAGCAGAACTTGAGTTGTATTTTGGCAGATGATATGGGTCTTGGAAAGACCTGCCAAGTTATCTCGTTTCTTTCGCATCTTGTGGCTACCGGCCGGACAGGTCCTCATGTTGTTTTTGGTCCAGCCGCTGTTTTTGAGAATTGGTGTCAAGAATTCCAGAAGTTTGCTCCAAAACTGGCTATTCAACCTTATCACG GTCCTGCGGCTGAGCGTGTCGAGTTGGCTGAATCCATATTGGAGAATCGAGATGAGATTAATGTCATTGTTTCTACCTACGATATGGCCGTTAAACCCGCCGATAACAAATTTTTCCGGAAATTGGGAGCGGAC GTTCTTGTTTGTGACGAAGGCCATATTTTAAAGAATGGAGCAACTCAAAAGAATCAAGCTTTGAATAGAATTCCTGCTAGCTTCAAGCTTTTGCTGACGGGTACACCTCTTCAAAATAACTTGGTTGAATTGGTTACTTTACTTGCGTTCATCCTTCCAGACGTTTTTAAGGAACGAGAGGAAGACTTGAATTACATTTTCAAAGCAAAGGCAACAACTCGAGATACTGATCATGGAGCATTACTTTCTGCTGAACGAATTACTCGAGCTAGATCTATGCTGACTCCCTTCGTTCTACGACGTAAGAAGCATCAAGTTTTGAAGCATCTCCCTACAAAATTATGTCGGGTTGAACGTTGTAGTCTGGAGCCAACGCAGGCTAAAATCTATAACGAGCATGCAGATGCAGCGAAAGAACGGGCACGCAAGCGCCTTGAAGGTGCCAAGATGCCACCTTTGAAGTCTGAAGAAAATAATCCGATCATGCAACTTCGCAAAGCAGCTATTCATCCACTGCTTTTCAGACGCCACTTTACcaatgagaagattgagaaaatgGTCGATATCTTACGAAAGAAAGATCCAGATAATTTCCCCCCCTCTGCTAAACGGATTCATCTTGTGGAAGAGATGCGCAATGCTTCGGACTTTTGGTTACACACGTGGTGTGTATTATACCCGTGTATCAAATCATTCGACGTCAAGAAGAATGCATGGATGGATTCGGGGAAGGTCTCTGCTTTAGTGGAACTTGTGACGAAGTACAAGGAGAACGGGGATCGAGTTCTTATCTTCTCACAGTTCTCGCTtgttcttgatattctggaaTCGGTATTGAACACGTCCATGATCACATACACTCGTATCGATGGTGCCACCAAAATTGACGAGCGTCAATCTTTGATTGAGCGATTCAGGGATGATACTGATATCACGGCTTTTCTCTTGACGACCAAAGCAGGTGGGACAGGTATTAACTTGATGTATGCCAACAAAGTCATTATCTTCGATGGTAGTTTCAATCCTCAAGATGATGTGCAAGCAGAGAATCGTGCTCATCGTGTGGGGCAAACTCGCGACGTGGAAGTTGTCAGGTTAGTTACTCGTGGTACAATCGAAGAAGCCATTTGGAAAATGGGTAGAAGCAAGTTGATGCTGGATGGAAGAGTGGCTGGTGAAGAAGGTGAAGAAGCGGGTGAGAAGGCCGTGGAAAAGATGTTGTTGGAAGGTGTTACAATTACGGATGAAGAAGCAGCCCCGGTTGCTGAGGGACATGAAACTACGCCCAAGAAAGATGTGAAGGGCAAGAGGTCAGGACAAAAACTACCGGATAGGAAGAAATCTGGCACGTTTCTTGATTTGGCGATGAAGACTGCggagaaagatgatgaagatgaaatgcTTGTTTGA